TTTTCAGGTTGACCGTATTCTTTACTCGTCTGTCGTGTACCCACACAACTATGGGTTCATTCCGCGTACCCTTTGTGAGGACAATGACCCTATTGATGTTCTTGTCATTATGCAGGTAATCTCTTTTGTTTCTCCATGACACGTTGAGAACTTgtataatttatcaaataatgtttttattgcTTCATAAGTGCATCTGTTAAGCTTCGAAGAGGCTCAGTAGCTCAGCGTTTAGCTATAGGCTCTCCTGTATGTAGCAGCCTAGGACTTTAATGTAATGTAGCAGAGTAGAGATGTTGTTGCATTggttataaaccatttagtgaGAGCTAGGCTTATATAGGTGTCTACTAATCAGTTTGGTCTTGTGAAACTGAGCTAGAAAAGCAGTTTTACAGCTTACATATGTAACAGTGACACTATCACCAGCTTCTTTTAGTCTGTCTTTTTGACCATTAGAAAATACATGCCATGTGAATCATATTGGATTTGTTCACAGGAACCGGTGATCCCAGGATGCTTTCTCCGGGCCAAAGCTATTGGTCTTATGCCAATGATTGATCAGGTTAAAAACATTAACATCCTTCAATGTTAATATGTGTCATCTTATGTTCTCATAAAACCAAAAGATACTGAACCAATATGCTGTTTATGCTTTTAAAAGGGTGAGAAAGACGACAAGATCATTGCTGTGTGCGCTGACGATCCAGAGTATCGCCATTACAATGACATCAAGGAGCTTCCTCCTCATCGTCTGGCTGAGATCCGCCGTTTCTTTGAAGACTGTGAGTGttctttcttcatcttctttcaaCCTTTGGTTCTCTAGGGGATGGTATAAGATTAGGGGTGAATCAAAACTAAACCGGCCCATGACACATCCGTATATGAGACTTATACATACTCTTGGATTCTTGTCACAGATAAGAAAAACGAGAACAAAGAAGTAGCCGTTAACGACTTCCTTCCAGCAACCGCAGCCTACGAAGCAGTTCAGCATTCCATGTAAGCCTTTTTTATAAAGCTCACTGTTATATAGATTTCATATACAATGTAAAAACATTGTTTCATAGGATAGCTAAATAATAACTCTTTTTGTGACATGTAGGGATCTCTATGCGGATTACGTCATGGAAACCTTGAGACGGTGATCTCTTTCACCACCCAAGCAAGCAATAAAGAAAGAACGTGTGCAACTGCACTTTCACATTGTGTTTTGCTTGGCAAATGTGAAGTGTATACAAGAGTATAAATACTTACATATAATATGTTAGGATTCTCATTGGATATGTCCTTTTTGTTGAATCCAGTAGATGATGCcgaaaaaacaaattcaatgaAACTAAGAACGTTGGTATTCTTTTACccattttgtttcttcttcactTGTGTATCTTTTTACCCATGGTAAAATGTTTTCTTATACTTCGTCGTTCAGAGTCTACAAGTGGTTATTACCATTATAACCTTACCTTTTACGAAGTTACCGGTTCACCCACGTTTACATCTAAAACCCTCATCGACCCCTAAAACCACTCGACGAGAAGGAAGACGAACAAGGAGGAggagggaggaggaggaagaagaagatcgaTTCGCGATTCCGTAACCATGAGCTCCTTCAATGGAAGCAGCAATATCGACAACCTTCTACTCCAAACCCTACTTGGACGCCTCCAGATTCGTCCCCCTaactctcctcctcttctcTCTCAATCCCTAGAGGACCTCCTCTTCAAACCCGACGACAGCGACGGAGATGATCGGAGCAGTCTCGATGGGGAAGAAGCTAGGCTGGAGAAGGAGCTAATCAGCGTCATCGTCTCGGGTCGAATCGATCCTCTGAAGCCGAATTCAGGGCAGGCGGTGACGGTTAACGAGCACCACATCTGCGTTGGGTTTCATGAAGATGAGGAATCGGATTATCGTGTGTGGGAGTGGCACGGACATATCATGCTTTTTGATGAAGAGAATGGGTACACGCCTGAGTATATCTATGGGAATTACTTCGAGAGGTTGCCGGTGAAGCTACCGAAGAAGAAGGAAGcgaaagaggaggaggaggaggaggttgaGAATTTGGGTCTGCGAGAGCTGATTGATGGCGGAGATGCTGCTACTCGTGGCAGGGTTCTTCACAGGAACATCAACATCGGTTCCTCAAGGTTGGTTTCAtatgttttgcttgattttTACTGTTAGTTTTGTAAATAAGTCTGATACAAGCTCGGTTAACTACGTAATGTTATTTAAAAGTCTGATTCACTCTAGGTTGcttcaacattttttttaataatttcaagACAGTAATTTCTGAtaggaagacaaaaaaaatggaaCCTGATAGTGTTTCATCAGTTCCTAGAGCAAATGTTTTGGCATTTGGTTGCAAGAAAGGCCAATGTTTGGTTGTGGCTGTTGCATTTGTGATCAATTAGTTCTTCTCATTCACATAGAATGTTTGCAACTTTTCTTCACATTGCCTACTTTATCTCTGTGGATGGTTGCTTCCCAACTCTGATCAAAATCCATGTTTCATATTCAAAGTCTGGCTTTTTAATGTGCCGTGTCATTATGTTCTTGCAAAGATTGCATTTTGTTAATTGTTCTACTTTTGCTCCGCTTTGCTGAGACACAATTTAGTATATAACAACACTTGGTATTCAAATCTTTTGCGTTAGCATACAGTTCACTATAGTTGTcagtgggttttttttttttgccaagaaAACTCATTGACGATTTATAATTTCTTGAGTACCATGTCGAAATATTAGTGTTAATGTTTGAATGACTTCATCTTTACTTTTGCCAGTGTGATAAATCTCTTGAGTATTTGTAGTGCCTATGTCTTactcttatttttttcatatgcaCTTCATAGTCTCTTTCTTCCGGTTAGCTGTTAGATTAAACTCGTCTTGTTTCGCTTTAGATTCCAACTATACCTTGGTTAATTTTGAGTTTGGATATCGCAAAAAGATTGAATCAATCACTGCATTTAACATGGTTCATGTGAATCGGCAGGGCCTAAATTCCTAGGATCGGCTTGGCTATGAGAGGTTACTTTGCTCATGAAGATTTCAGATGTGTGGACAACTCAGTACAACAAAACATAACGCGTTGGTGGGTTTACGACCTCTGTTCTGTTCtatttaaacaagtaaaccaaTGGGTGAATCAGTTTCCTTTAAAACAACCACCTAAAGTTGTTTCTGATCCAAATTTACAATACATGTTGATGAACAGAGCCAGCAAAAATTACATGATTATGGTCATTAAACTTTTCCCCTGTTTTGTTTATTGTATGTAACTGGCCTGATCAATCACTCGTTTTCGAACATTGATGCAGCTGTTTGGTAACTTCAGCTCCGTTACAACTATGAAAATATGAATCCGAATGTAGTGTGTGAGAAAAATGTATAATACTTTTTTTAAAGAAAGGTTACCAAATCTAATAACGACAATAAATAAGGGCCCGGCCAGGTAATGGGtcccaataaaaaaaaagtccaTCAGAATAAGCTTGAACAAAAAGAAAGTTAAAAACAATGAGAGATAGCAGCCGTTGATGTAAACCCTTCCGATATTTGCCACGTCATCGATCCGCGTAAAGCAGAGACAACCAATAAGAGTCAGCACAAGCTTCTATATAATAAATCTGCTCCTCCATTAGTCTTCAATCACCGAACTCACAGAACATTTGATCCTCTCTCAATCTCTAATAACGTTTTCTAACCTCTTAAAAAAAACCATCGATAATGGCTCCTAAGGCGGCAGAGAAGAAACCGGCAGAGAAGAAGCCAGCAGAGAAGGCCCCGGCGGAGAAGCGACCAAAGGCGGAGAAGAAGATCTCGAAGGAAGGCGGTAgcgacaagaagaagaagaaggcgaaGAAGAGCGTTGAGACGTACAAGATCTACATCTTCAAGGTCCTGAAGCAGGTTCATCCCGATATCGGAATCTCGGGGAAAGCCATGGGGATCATGAACAGTTTCATCAACGACATCTTCGAGAAACTCGCCCAGGAATCGTCGAAGCTCGCGAGGTACAACAAGAAGCCGACGATCACGTCTCGGGAGATCCAGACGGCGGTTAGGCTTGTGTTGCCGGGAGAGCTCGCGAAGCACGCCGTCTCTGAAGGGACTAAGGCGGTTACCAAATTCACAAGCACTTAGGGTTTCTTTTATCTTCAATTCGCATGTTTTGATATAAATTGATTCTCTTGTCTTGATCTTTGGTTCTGGATTGTATTCAATTAGTGAGATGGTTGAATGAACAGGTTTTTGTGTTAATGAATATGCTGCGTTTTCTCTTATGGTTTAAGTTATCTAATCGGATTTAATAAGCCTTAATTGTTCAGAAGTTCTTAGAATCATTGGTTAATTTAGTTCTTCCAGTAAATATGTTAGATCTTATAATAATTGAAACAATCGGTTGATATTTCTCATTTGTTTGGTTCCTTGGATCATCAAAGGGAATGCTAAACCTTACTTTGCTTGATTGTTAGATGTGTCACAAATTGATTTCGATATTGATTACTAATAGTAATACTGGATATGCGACAGTTACGGAATAATCATATCCCAAGATCTAGTTCCGGTAATTCCTTTGCAATTTGCAACAAAACAGGATCAACCCTAGTCCTAAGCTAAACGTATACATTAACATAAAAATGCATAGGAGAGCAATTGTCCCGacaaaagaaagaacattacATGTGTTGGTGTAGAATTAATTCACTATGCAAATCCAACTTAATGATCAGAGAAATCTCACGAGAAGGAAAACTTGTCTTGGTACCAATCAATATAATGTTCTGCTTCTGATGTAAACAGTAGTGAAATGCTTGCATCTCTGTTTTGGTAAGCTCTTTATTGACTTGTGTGTTACTTTTATGCAATACAAGAACGGATGCAGTGTGGTTAACTAGTCTGTTTTCAGCCATTGTAAGCCGTCCGAGAGAAACATGGCAAGGTTTGTTGAGAGGCTGAACGCGTCATCCTTCACCCTCGATtaggaaagtgaaagagatatAAGAGCAAACACAACTTGAAGAAGATAGAAAGAATTGACAAAAGAGATATAAGCGCTTTTGAAGATTAATTGCTGTGTTACCGCCAAATCAAAGTTTGCAGGATTTGTATCATCTTTTGGAAGATAATTGATTAGTTGAATTGAAACGTTTCTTTCAAACGAATATCAGGTAACTAAGACCCCGTGATTTTCAGTAATGTATGTTAAAAAGGGTTATCGGATAAAGATGcgtaaaacaaacaaacacaaaaatcATGTCATACTATTGGGCTTTTAAGGGCCCATGTATTAGTGTAAGACGTGTGCATTTCTGATTCGTTTTTAATAAGATGGCCACGTCTTTCGCCTTAGATGTTGTTGTTTGACTTTTCTTTCAGCTATAAaatgttgttcttcttctaatCCGTTCTCAAattagcttcttctttttttaatctgtCGTCCTGGGTTTTTGGGAATCTCATGTTGGATATGGTCAAGATCTGATCGTGGTTTCGATGATCCGACTTTAATGTTTTCAACCTCACTGATTTTGATTGATTTTCCCAAGCGTTTTCTCGTCTGATTAATAGATAGCTCTGAGATCTCTGTTGGATTGGATTAGGGTAGCTCTTCGATTATAGATAGGGTTTGGAAGAGCATAATAGGGGATATAATGCGGCTGAGCTCCGAGCTACTCATCTCTTTGGTTCCTTCGTTGACTTTTTCTTATTCTGGTTTATCTTCTAATCGTTTGAAACCTCTCGAAAAGAGTGATTGGCGTGGTAATCTTAGTTGAAGTTTCGTTCCTCTCTTAGATCTTTTGCCTTTTGTTCCATCTCTCACGGTTTTCTTAGCTCGGTTTAAAAACTAAActaatcgaagaagaagaagcttgtttCACCAGTGATCTTTCTTTCGGTGTGTGTTTGATCTTTCGAAGAAGATTTGCGACGCACAGGAGGTATTTGAATCTTTCTTGGATAAAAATCTAGATTAGGTTAATCAGTGTGCCTTTTTGTTTCTGGTGTATGTTCTCAAGATCTTTTACTGATGTTacttttgattttgtttgtcGCAGTTACTGTTTGCTACAATTGGATATGAGCTCTGTTTGCGGTGGGTTTGATTACAAAAATGCAGAGTCCCACATCTCTGCTTCCAGCCCCAATAAATGTTCTAATAATGGTTCGAATCATGTCTCCGTTACCGGATCTGAAGATGCTCAGGAGTCTGATGGGGATGATAGTGGTAATATACACCAATATCTGAATGAAGAATCCAAAGACATCACCGAACCGGTGATCCCAGAGCCTTTATTACCTCTCAAGTCTTCCGATGATGAAGGAGAAGACAAGAACCTTGCCAAGGACATGCTCTCTGAGAGTGTAAGTTGCCACCAAACTCTTTTATTCTTTAGTAGTAGATGCACAAGAACACGGAGGTGTTAGACTATAAAATAGCATGGACATATAACATATGATTGgagaatttacaaaaaaaaaaatcatctgaGAAAATCCCATTTTTTCAGATATAGTACCATTCTCGTATTGGTTATTGCTCTGTGATTTATCACTAGGCTTTGTGATTAGCACTTTCCCCATATGTGAGGTAGATGTTTATAGAttttagaaacaaaacaaactagTCTTAGTCGTAGATGCATCAAACATGTGTGAATATGATTGAAGAATTCGTTAAATCCATTCCGACTTTACTGtctgaaaaatattattacattaGACATGGGAAAGAGTGTCACTCACTCATTCATTGGACTTTGGCTGTATGATGCATCTCAGTGGTTGTTGGAACTTATCGATTGAATTTTAGTTTAAAAGTATATGCTTTGTCTGGGTTTCCCTGTTTATGTTATATCTGCTTCTGACTGGTGTTTCTTCTGGTAATCTAGCCACAGGTGAGTGCTGCTATTGTCATCCCAGCCATTAAAGGCAGCCGAGAGAAGCATGGCAAGTCCGTCGAGAAGCTGAGCGTGTCATGGGCTGAAGATGTGTATGATCCTCCACCTTCCATCGTCTCTCACACGAGGAGCAAGAAACAGCAGCAACATCAGAAATCAAAGAGCAGTTTGAAAAAGAGTGGAAAGAAAGGACACAAGGGAAGCAGtagttcatcatcatcatcatcatcgtcatcccGTGGCAGCAAAGACAAGAAgtcgtcatcttcttcttctcgcaGTAAACACAGTCGTGATAAGTTTGGATGGGCAACACAAATGCCTATTGCAGCCGCATCTTCTTGATCGTCGTCTATGGCATGACCATCTCTACTTTGCTATgtctcctctctctttctctctctctctctctcactcgcTTTCTcacttgtttatatatatataaataaaagctATGGTGTGAAAACTTTTCTCGAGTTTCAgaacgatttttgttttttgttttgtacgGAATTGAGTTTGTTTTAAAGACGCTTTGTTTACTTGTCAATTTTCTGCTTgattttagaatatttaattaataaatagatatccTACAAATCATATTCTTAActtaaaataatttgatttgtatTTGTACACGAGGAACATCAAAATCACAACTGAATTTATgctaataataattttattcataaatacaatattatcaaaataatatatttaaaactaaaatagtaaatattatataaactaaacaacgaaaattaatttcaaagattaaaaaatataaaaacatgaaatcctagaattaaaacattaaataacacttaaaatttgacaaataataaacataaaataaatataatctgAATATCTAATAGGATACAAAGATAATATTTTGCAATTtactatttttgtatttttttcatctatactattaaaaaggaagaaatcttaaaaaatctatttatgtAAGGTTGTTGGACATTTTCATTTTTAGTCCAATCTATTATATACAATCAAATATTATACCAACCCCTATTATATATCAACCAAATAATATTCtctaacatttataaatatatgtaaccTCTCCTTTAATTTCAACTAGACTAAGATCCACGTCTTACACGAGATGAACAtcgtatatataaattattttggatattatatgttcttttatatattattttataatatatatattggataatGAAAAGTCAGTAattattacgtatataattaaattggtctGAATacgtaaataaattttattaatccaaacgatcacttttctattttctataattaaatttacataatatatacatagataaatagtatattttaaatattgatatatCGTTAAATGATGCGTTCTActtatttgtatctttttataacaaaaaaaattaagtcgctgataacaaattttcattgtgcaatatttttgaaagttttagtaatttataatttttataaacattcaatgcaaattttaaatttttaaatattaagttgtcagtatttattcaaattcaaagcaaatttcaaaattaaaatctttatgtattttctatggtatatagtttaattaaaagatattaatatatatgagactTTCTATTTACatgattttgtaataatttgtatcttttcataaaaaataaataaatcatagatcataaaaatttcaatgtgggactctttaaaaagttcaaaatataacatatatggaaaaatcttattttttattatatggttaatgtgtgtttaatatattttaataacttaaagttaaacaaaaattatagataatacactaatttgtatcaaatctttattcaaaatctttaattgttatatatactttagccacattaggcaatttcgtaatatttatttaaggaaataattgaaaacattaataattactttatggttagtttaataaaaagtttattatatatttagatggacgaATTCTAATAatcattgtggtgatgacacgcAGCTActgttgtaatgtttctttttaatatattgggGATTTTTTTTGTGACCCGCTTATCTTATCTACATATAAAAATGCTTAATGGTTACCAAACGTACCTACCTATAGTATCTACAACTTATAACATCTACCATTAATGATATACCAATATCAACACTATTAAAAGCAAATTATAGCAGACATTATGGACAATGCAGAAGGTTTTGTATTATGTTCTTAGATATTGTTGGGATTGCcctattaaattagaaaaaatgtgCCAAGTAAATCTTAAATTTCATCAACTAACAATAACTCTTATAAAATGCATACATTGTATGAGAGAGAGAGTAAGATTTAGTATTCAGGTTTCGGACCAGGTATGGAACGATTCCTTTCGGGTTCCAGACATTTAGACCAACTAggtatttgaatattttctcTTCGGATTCGGATCAGTTATTTTCAGGTCCGGATCAATTCAcatcaataatttaaataactataatTTTTGGGTATATGACGAGTCGGGTTAGTTTGGATATTTAGGATACAAAAATACTATAAATACccgaaacacacaaaaatatcagaaaacatgatttttttcgaaaactcaaacaaatacaaaaaaatagtcaAATACCTTGAACAACCCAATTTTTTTACCCGAAATGTAAACTAAAGAAttgaaaaatacccaaaattttattcgaatacccaaaatatataagtaaaaatttgatagctttactcttttttatttttaacgtctgattaattatgctattacaacgaTGAGATACATAGACGATTCTACACCCGACAATTCTACCTTCATATGAGAATGCACGTCTGACTGCATCAATCCAAGGCGCCTTATGAGATCCATGTTCGATGATACGCCATGCACCATGCTGAAGACCTCTTGTAACTTTTTTCTCCATAATCTGCATAATTTGCGTTTTCTGGGGTTTGAACCCCATACCTcctggtgtagaagcattaatgaacccttaGTCAAATCAATGGACTAAGAGGGCTTCCAcagctttatttttttaacttaaaaatatccataataccgaaaacatatcttaaatacccagatacaaaaaaaaaatgggtaCTTTAGGTAGTCGATCGGTTCTCAGATAGGACTCAGACCAAACCGAAACCCGCATGTCCAAAAATATACCCAATAGGTACTTTGTCTTGGACCTGGACACAAATTGAATATGTATTTCCGTGTCAGTTTTGGTTTGATGCTTTTAGGTTCGGATAAAATGCATGTGTCTGATAGAAAGTTACATAAAATGTACatacaaaatctcaaataaacagTGGAGGATTGTAGAAATCATAGAAGAAGGCGTCACAGAGTGCCTATGCTTAATAGGATTGAACTGGAGATAGAGAAGTTTAAAGAAAATTGGACTCAAGATGAagatgcactacaagaaaacataatcttaacgagggcggttttcctcgctaattcgtcgcaaaagaggctttacgacgaattagcgaggaaacgtgTTTGATCGTtacacgtccgtcgtaacacatatttcctcgctaattcgtcgtaacttagcgacgaatatatttcgtcgtaaagacgaagtagaacgattcgtcgtaaagacgtcgctacaattcctcgtaaggacgtcgctacaattcctcgtaaataactcgaaaacagttcctcgtaatctacacgtaaataccttgaaatattttcctcgcaaaatacacgtaacaaccacgaaattatttcctcgtaaaatagtcgtaaacatttcctcgttatttcctcgtaaagaattcctcgtaaaatactcgtaaactgtttctcgtcatttcctcgtaagatttccacgtaaagaggtcgtactttagctacgaatttacttcgtttttattattttacagaattttaaaatataattaaaaaataattaaaattatttaatttaataataaattaaaattcaaaataaaaataaattcatatgaaaatattttataaataaataagttttgaatttatataatacaacaacaaaaaaaaaactaagggtcgttcatcgcccggtagaattcatcactcctcctcgtaacatccgcctcgttatgtacgtcgtcggatgactcgccatgaatgggatgttgttgtcgcatgttcctcaacatggactcccattccggatttgtggccgcaataacgtccaagaagccctcgactccacccatacgagattttgtcgcggtcaactcgttacgcagctgagcggactctctacgcagctccgtgacttcatcatcccgtcgctgaccataagacgatgtcgctctcggaacatcattgacggaaccaatacccaacgtccgtcccttttttttagggacaaccttaaaaacaaaaaataaatattgtaagtaaatatttaaagttaaattaaatgaataattaaaagttaatttttttgaaaatttacctcctcgtaaatcttatccacttcaagtgtggataaggtgacgggtaatccgtcggtagactgctgggtcagctgagtctggcggtcttcaacccgagcaactacgtcgttgtagatttgctcggacttgccatctacaaatacgcccgccttgttcttgtgggtcctctcgtaaagttccataagagacgggagatgtcccgtctctttggcctaaaaaaacagttaagaaagttagaataaattaatataattattaaaaaattatttaataaaatatttaattaccatttccaaacggacaccggcgtggggtttttggcccgtagtgtgaagcatcggcccgttcccgtgctcatcgaccgtgttacgggagttagagcaagcctgggcgattctaatcgaatcaggaaggcgccaataacggatgaggccatcccacacctccgtggtgagctcagcgggtttgccacgctcataccccttcacgatccagtcacccttccagttggagaccgtgtccaacaagcgaactttcgctttcgcgttaaacttcttcctcaccctctcagtgatccccaaagcccaattatatttttgctgttggaaaaaataaattaacaattagttttttagaaagtatatatataaatcatgaaaaaattaaaatatatataattaattaatagaaacttacagcgtaaattttgaaccacgtctttctgacgtagtgaggcgtcttactccagtttggatgtggcatggagaagtaacccttgatcgtgtcggttacgtccgatgcaagacatccgtcaaccccccacctggaaaatacaaatttaaaatataaattattttttaatgttataaaagatatttaaacgaattaaaaaaattaatgcaacataccacaacgttccgtccggtcggtctgggtcgatgactggtaaaccttctctgcctggcagactgagaatgtcctctaccgtgtactgcgagtaaggagcactcggaggcaccatcagatcaggatgaatatcagcgaccatcggaggtgccatcggaggagg
The window above is part of the Brassica napus cultivar Da-Ae chromosome C8, Da-Ae, whole genome shotgun sequence genome. Proteins encoded here:
- the LOC106382799 gene encoding uncharacterized protein LOC106382799; the encoded protein is MSSFNGSSNIDNLLLQTLLGRLQIRPPNSPPLLSQSLEDLLFKPDDSDGDDRSSLDGEEARLEKELISVIVSGRIDPLKPNSGQAVTVNEHHICVGFHEDEESDYRVWEWHGHIMLFDEENGYTPEYIYGNYFERLPVKLPKKKEAKEEEEEEVENLGLRELIDGGDAATRGRVLHRNINIGSSRA
- the LOC106382795 gene encoding suppressor protein SRP40, with the translated sequence MSSVCGGFDYKNAESHISASSPNKCSNNGSNHVSVTGSEDAQESDGDDSGNIHQYLNEESKDITEPVIPEPLLPLKSSDDEGEDKNLAKDMLSESPQVSAAIVIPAIKGSREKHGKSVEKLSVSWAEDVYDPPPSIVSHTRSKKQQQHQKSKSSLKKSGKKGHKGSSSSSSSSSSSSRGSKDKKSSSSSSRSKHSRDKFGWATQMPIAAASS
- the LOC106382798 gene encoding soluble inorganic pyrophosphatase 4 — protein: MAPPIEIAATKTYAEKQASLPLLNERILSSMTHRSVAAHPWHDLEIGPEAPIIFNCVVEIGKGSKVKYELDKTTGLIKVDRILYSSVVYPHNYGFIPRTLCEDNDPIDVLVIMQEPVIPGCFLRAKAIGLMPMIDQGEKDDKIIAVCADDPEYRHYNDIKELPPHRLAEIRRFFEDYKKNENKEVAVNDFLPATAAYEAVQHSMDLYADYVMETLRR
- the LOC106382797 gene encoding histone H2B.8, with amino-acid sequence MAPKAAEKKPAEKKPAEKAPAEKRPKAEKKISKEGGSDKKKKKAKKSVETYKIYIFKVLKQVHPDIGISGKAMGIMNSFINDIFEKLAQESSKLARYNKKPTITSREIQTAVRLVLPGELAKHAVSEGTKAVTKFTST